Proteins encoded in a region of the Elizabethkingia bruuniana genome:
- a CDS encoding DUF2723 domain-containing protein produces the protein MKEWTFRKWNTFLGWGIFVVAAITYLSTIEPNLSFWDCGEYISSAVKLQVTHAPGAALFQLIGAVVAMFAFGDGHHYGTVINAMSALCSAFTILFLFWTITHLVRRILNKEMDELTGSQIVGVLFSGVIGALAFTFSDTFWFSAVEGEVYAMSSMFIALLLWLICKWENEFNESDNERWIILIFFVTGLSVGVHMMCMLAVPAICLIYYSRKYTFTWKSFIIANVVTLVILGLVFKGIFPFIMAMFAKSEITFVNGFGLPFNSGTVFAFVVLVVLCYLVINYARKKKNSIFQTIALSLVYMIIGFSCWMVIPIRAMANPAINLNDPDNAIGMLDYYNRVQYGDWPTSYGENYTAYLDYNGMEKNEDGSYKTKKTGDIYEKDDKTGRYVLVGQRDNIVFNKSHVGFFPRMFNSDKDVMSNYISMYGAPDFTFNYSNPDVSDDPQAHKIFDELKKKYNDGSIKVDDYMQVKNYNLINIQKPSFSQNFDYFVSFQNGYYFVRYLMWNFVGRQNDLQGQMENTNGNWISGISFIDNAMHGDQSKMPAYYKNESTVVFFFLPLLLGLVGFFFQLNKDFGRFYAILSLFVITSIGIVYYTGVKPFEPRERDYAMVGSFYAFAIWIGLGAAAVFYFLDQKVKNSKANWIAGVILLGIPFMMGFQNYRVHDRSHKYAAYDYAYSFLKSLPKETIMISYGDNDTYPVWGIQQTEGFRNDVRVAHQALLTTPWFIDQMMRKVDNSNPIPLSMSHENYKEGVNDQVYVMSKEDWNAIYKNLESQGAPGTVLSSFRKYLVQDSMTMKDAVNFLKMKSEDKDTVLKFIFGDDKYEKLNFLPVGKFVLPVNVNNAVKAGIIKPQEAGLAVDHITIDYAKSSIMKNNVFLLDLLATFDWKRPISFSAGGVYDASNIFFLGDYLQFDGFSYRLVPIKTETNNRGDMGRVDADDLYNVVKSYKWGNFKDLYNHYDETATQNIISYRMSASRAAQELVAKGDKKRALELLDLASTEIPVAKYNDPRSLAEIVYGYIVAGQEQKGLKLAEELKKNIFNEYDYFSNLDPSQQKFVRKQLSLQPYLYSVVVSTVSDAYEEMGQKDKAYQYIVNSITPVDKRFSDFVKGLQAMGKEKAYKESENVQKITPFYEYLFNVMKPYDSTYSKEKMDQITSQVIKATQ, from the coding sequence ATGAAGGAATGGACATTTAGGAAATGGAATACCTTTTTAGGATGGGGAATTTTTGTGGTCGCCGCAATTACTTACCTGTCTACAATTGAGCCGAATCTCAGTTTCTGGGATTGTGGAGAATACATATCTTCTGCAGTAAAACTGCAGGTAACACACGCTCCGGGGGCGGCTCTTTTCCAGTTGATAGGTGCAGTTGTAGCAATGTTTGCATTTGGAGACGGACATCATTACGGAACAGTTATTAATGCTATGTCGGCTTTATGCAGTGCTTTCACTATATTATTTTTATTTTGGACAATTACGCACTTGGTAAGAAGAATCCTGAACAAAGAAATGGATGAACTTACAGGTAGTCAGATTGTAGGTGTTCTTTTTTCCGGAGTTATAGGAGCCTTGGCTTTTACATTCAGTGATACATTCTGGTTCTCCGCAGTAGAAGGAGAGGTGTACGCCATGTCCAGTATGTTTATTGCTTTACTTTTATGGTTGATCTGTAAATGGGAAAATGAATTTAATGAAAGCGATAACGAAAGATGGATTATTCTTATCTTCTTTGTGACAGGACTTTCTGTTGGGGTACACATGATGTGTATGCTGGCTGTTCCTGCAATATGTCTTATCTATTATTCAAGAAAATATACTTTTACCTGGAAAAGCTTTATCATAGCTAATGTGGTTACACTTGTTATTTTAGGATTAGTGTTCAAGGGGATTTTCCCTTTTATTATGGCCATGTTTGCGAAAAGCGAAATAACTTTTGTTAATGGCTTCGGGTTACCTTTCAATTCGGGGACCGTTTTTGCATTTGTAGTATTGGTAGTTCTTTGTTATCTGGTAATCAATTATGCCAGAAAAAAGAAAAACAGTATTTTCCAGACTATTGCTCTAAGCCTTGTTTACATGATTATTGGTTTCTCTTGCTGGATGGTTATTCCTATCCGTGCAATGGCAAATCCGGCAATTAACCTGAATGATCCTGACAACGCTATTGGTATGTTGGATTATTATAATCGTGTACAGTATGGGGACTGGCCAACGTCTTATGGTGAGAATTATACAGCTTACCTGGATTATAACGGGATGGAAAAAAATGAAGACGGAAGTTATAAAACAAAGAAAACTGGTGATATCTACGAGAAAGATGATAAAACAGGACGTTATGTTTTAGTCGGACAGAGAGATAACATTGTTTTCAATAAAAGCCATGTAGGTTTCTTCCCGAGAATGTTCAATAGTGATAAAGATGTAATGTCTAATTATATCTCTATGTACGGAGCTCCGGACTTTACATTCAATTATAGCAATCCTGATGTTTCTGATGATCCACAGGCTCATAAAATATTTGATGAACTAAAAAAGAAATATAATGACGGATCTATAAAGGTGGATGACTATATGCAGGTGAAAAATTATAACCTGATCAACATCCAAAAGCCTTCTTTCAGTCAGAATTTTGATTATTTCGTTAGCTTCCAGAATGGTTACTACTTTGTAAGATACCTGATGTGGAATTTTGTCGGAAGACAGAACGATCTGCAAGGGCAGATGGAAAACACAAACGGAAACTGGATCAGTGGTATTTCATTTATTGATAATGCTATGCATGGTGACCAGAGCAAAATGCCTGCTTATTATAAAAATGAATCTACTGTAGTATTCTTCTTCCTTCCGCTTCTTTTAGGTTTAGTAGGATTCTTCTTCCAGCTAAACAAAGATTTTGGACGTTTTTATGCAATCCTTTCTCTGTTTGTTATTACGAGTATAGGTATTGTTTACTATACGGGTGTTAAACCTTTTGAACCACGTGAGCGTGACTATGCAATGGTAGGCTCATTCTATGCTTTTGCAATCTGGATAGGATTGGGAGCTGCGGCAGTTTTCTATTTTCTGGATCAGAAAGTAAAGAATAGCAAAGCCAATTGGATTGCAGGTGTTATCCTTTTAGGAATTCCGTTTATGATGGGCTTCCAGAATTACAGAGTACACGACAGAAGCCATAAATATGCTGCTTATGACTATGCGTATTCATTCCTGAAATCCCTGCCAAAAGAAACAATTATGATTTCTTACGGAGATAATGATACTTATCCTGTATGGGGAATCCAGCAGACAGAAGGGTTCAGAAATGATGTGAGAGTTGCTCACCAGGCTCTTCTTACAACACCTTGGTTTATCGATCAGATGATGCGTAAGGTAGATAATTCTAATCCTATACCATTATCTATGTCTCATGAAAATTATAAAGAAGGTGTAAATGATCAGGTATATGTAATGTCTAAAGAAGACTGGAATGCTATTTATAAAAACCTTGAATCTCAGGGAGCTCCGGGTACTGTATTGTCATCATTCAGAAAATACCTTGTACAGGATTCTATGACGATGAAGGATGCGGTGAACTTCCTGAAGATGAAATCTGAAGATAAAGACACTGTATTGAAGTTTATCTTTGGTGACGATAAATATGAAAAATTAAATTTCCTTCCGGTTGGTAAATTTGTTCTTCCTGTTAATGTAAACAACGCTGTAAAGGCAGGAATTATTAAACCTCAGGAAGCTGGATTGGCAGTAGATCATATCACAATAGATTATGCAAAATCTTCTATTATGAAGAATAATGTATTCTTATTAGACCTATTAGCTACATTCGATTGGAAACGTCCAATTAGTTTCTCTGCAGGAGGGGTATACGATGCGTCGAATATTTTCTTCCTGGGGGATTATTTACAATTCGACGGATTCTCTTATCGTTTGGTTCCTATTAAAACGGAAACAAATAACAGAGGCGATATGGGAAGAGTAGATGCAGACGATCTTTATAACGTAGTGAAAAGCTACAAGTGGGGTAACTTCAAAGATCTGTATAATCACTATGACGAAACTGCTACCCAAAATATCATCAGCTACAGAATGAGTGCTTCTCGTGCAGCGCAGGAATTAGTAGCAAAAGGTGATAAGAAGAGAGCTTTAGAATTATTAGACCTTGCTTCGACAGAGATTCCGGTAGCCAAATATAATGATCCACGTTCTTTAGCTGAAATAGTTTACGGTTATATTGTTGCCGGTCAGGAACAGAAAGGTCTTAAACTGGCTGAAGAACTGAAAAAGAATATCTTTAATGAATACGATTACTTCAGTAACCTAGATCCGTCACAGCAGAAATTTGTGAGAAAGCAGCTTTCTTTACAACCATATCTGTATTCTGTTGTTGTAAGTACAGTAAGTGATGCTTACGAAGAAATGGGACAGAAAGATAAAGCTTACCAGTATATTGTAAACTCAATTACACCTGTAGATAAAAGATTCTCAGACTTTGTTAAAGGACTTCAGGCTATGGGTAAAGAAAAGGCGTATAAGGAATCTGAAAATGTACAGAAGATTACACCTTTCTACGAGTACCTTTTCAATGTAATGAAGCCATATGATTCAACTTACTCCAAAGAGAAAATGGATCAGATCACAAGTCAGGTGATTAAAGCAACGCAATAA
- a CDS encoding Crp/Fnr family transcriptional regulator: MTLNEILDQIWVMPEESREELQKHIHEVSFPKAYNLMGIDKVETSVYFIKKGIVRAYVLQDGNEITFWFGKEGNTVISMRSYVENKPGYENIELLEACELYELKIDSLRKLYKQDIHIANWGRRLAEQELIKTEERLISRQVRAAGERYKDLMKQHPEFLQRIQLGYIASYLGITQVSLSRIRAEIR; encoded by the coding sequence ATGACTTTAAACGAAATTCTGGATCAGATATGGGTAATGCCGGAAGAGTCCAGAGAAGAACTTCAAAAACATATTCATGAAGTTAGTTTTCCAAAAGCTTATAATCTGATGGGAATAGACAAGGTAGAAACCTCAGTTTACTTCATTAAAAAAGGAATTGTCCGGGCCTATGTGCTGCAGGACGGTAATGAAATTACCTTTTGGTTCGGAAAAGAAGGAAACACCGTAATTTCTATGCGAAGTTATGTTGAAAACAAGCCAGGTTATGAGAATATTGAACTTCTGGAGGCCTGCGAACTATATGAACTAAAAATAGACAGTTTAAGAAAGCTCTATAAGCAAGATATTCATATTGCCAACTGGGGGCGGAGACTTGCAGAACAGGAGCTTATAAAGACTGAGGAAAGGCTTATATCCAGACAGGTTCGTGCGGCTGGCGAACGTTATAAAGATCTGATGAAACAGCATCCGGAATTTCTGCAGAGAATACAGCTGGGATATATAGCTTCTTACTTAGGAATTACACAGGTAAGTCTTAGCCGGATTCGGGCAGAAATCAGATGA
- a CDS encoding DMT family transporter: protein MNWIILIIAGICEVAFASCLGKAKETTGVESYWWYGGFFVTVTISMLLLMKATQTLPIGTAYAVWTGIGAVGTVIVGIFIFKEPASFWRIFFLFTLIGSLIGLKAVSH from the coding sequence ATGAATTGGATAATTTTAATTATTGCAGGGATCTGTGAAGTTGCATTTGCATCGTGTCTGGGAAAAGCAAAAGAAACAACCGGAGTTGAATCTTATTGGTGGTATGGCGGATTCTTCGTAACAGTAACCATTAGTATGCTTCTTCTGATGAAAGCAACACAAACTTTACCAATTGGTACCGCTTACGCAGTATGGACGGGAATAGGTGCTGTCGGAACAGTGATTGTAGGAATCTTTATTTTTAAAGAGCCTGCAAGCTTCTGGAGAATTTTCTTTCTGTTTACCTTAATAGGATCTCTTATCGGACTGAAAGCAGTTTCACACTAA
- a CDS encoding DUF1697 domain-containing protein — translation MEKYCAFLRGVNVKGTNMKMAEVCKVFQDAGVKDVSSVLASGNIIFSSADSVESLKTKLEKELSDYFDYEAFLFIRNEAEIKAIFSGSPFSSSPEYHNYVFITTEGTEDALMQFFDGAAYKENEQAEIVRAHFYWQTPKGNTLNSDFGKVLGKKSLKDRLTSRNINTIEKILKKML, via the coding sequence ATGGAAAAGTACTGCGCATTTCTTCGTGGTGTAAATGTAAAAGGAACTAACATGAAGATGGCGGAAGTCTGTAAAGTCTTTCAGGATGCGGGAGTAAAAGATGTTTCTTCGGTTTTGGCATCAGGTAATATTATTTTTTCTTCTGCGGATTCTGTTGAGAGTCTGAAAACAAAACTGGAAAAAGAACTTTCAGATTATTTCGATTATGAAGCATTTCTTTTTATCAGAAATGAAGCTGAAATAAAAGCTATTTTTAGTGGTTCTCCTTTTAGTTCTTCGCCGGAGTACCATAACTACGTTTTCATAACAACAGAAGGAACTGAAGATGCTTTAATGCAGTTTTTTGATGGTGCGGCGTATAAAGAAAATGAGCAGGCTGAAATTGTACGTGCACATTTCTACTGGCAGACTCCTAAAGGAAATACACTGAATTCAGATTTTGGCAAAGTTCTTGGAAAGAAATCGCTTAAAGACAGACTTACAAGTCGTAATATTAATACGATAGAAAAAATATTGAAAAAGATGCTTTAA
- the budA gene encoding acetolactate decarboxylase gives MKKLCFYIFFLLGSQQHAQQLVDYNSKSKHYMLDSKKAFIVYNKLFQYGIADAFVGGLYKGSLSVKDLKLKGNFGLGAPDLLDGELTILDGKVYQTKATGETIEPDNEFKTSLSFVTFFKPNINFIIKKRTDEKLLLYKISQVLSNKNAMYAIKISGKFYNVKTRAFPPVKNKPFPTLTSILDTQKVFDFPEKEGTLVGYYIPEYLNGINVKGFHFHFLSTDRKHGGHVLNFIGENLKIEIAELKSFELETSRDSDFQNFNFKGKDNEILKNIEQGY, from the coding sequence ATGAAAAAATTGTGTTTTTATATTTTCTTTCTTTTAGGAAGCCAACAGCATGCGCAACAACTCGTGGATTATAATTCTAAATCAAAACATTACATGTTGGATAGTAAAAAAGCATTTATTGTGTATAACAAACTCTTTCAATATGGAATAGCAGACGCTTTTGTAGGAGGGTTATATAAAGGCTCTCTTTCTGTGAAAGATTTAAAACTGAAAGGTAATTTTGGATTGGGAGCACCTGATCTATTAGATGGAGAATTAACTATATTAGATGGAAAAGTTTACCAAACTAAAGCAACTGGTGAGACTATAGAGCCCGATAATGAATTCAAGACATCATTATCATTTGTTACGTTTTTTAAACCTAACATTAATTTTATTATTAAAAAAAGAACAGATGAGAAATTATTGTTATATAAAATAAGTCAAGTCCTTTCAAATAAAAATGCAATGTATGCTATTAAGATTTCAGGAAAGTTTTATAATGTAAAAACAAGAGCATTTCCACCTGTAAAAAATAAGCCATTTCCTACCTTAACCTCTATACTTGATACTCAAAAGGTTTTTGATTTCCCTGAAAAAGAGGGAACATTAGTAGGCTATTATATCCCTGAGTATTTGAATGGAATAAATGTAAAAGGTTTTCATTTTCATTTTCTTTCTACAGATAGAAAACATGGTGGTCATGTATTAAATTTTATTGGAGAAAATCTTAAAATTGAAATTGCGGAATTAAAAAGTTTTGAGCTAGAAACATCAAGAGATTCTGATTTTCAGAATTTTAATTTCAAGGGAAAAGACAACGAAATCTTAAAGAATATAGAGCAAGGATATTAA
- a CDS encoding SDR family NAD(P)-dependent oxidoreductase: protein MIQENLKGKIALITGGTTGIGLATARLFLENGIKVIIAGRRTEQGIKALEILQPISPDIRFIQTDVSKRKEVQHLIDETVKHFGKLDIAFNNAGIEGHFSPIDQTSEEEFDQVMSINTKGIWLACKYEIEQFKKQGTAGTIVNTSSWLAKGASAGSSAYSASKAALDGMTRALAVETAAEDIRINNIQPGYIRTPMFDRFFPGENPDEAIEPYKKHAPIGRFAVPEEVAELVLWLSSPSASFITGESILIDGGLAIGGQR, encoded by the coding sequence ATGATACAAGAAAATTTAAAAGGAAAAATTGCACTTATTACAGGTGGCACAACGGGTATTGGATTAGCTACGGCAAGGCTTTTTTTAGAAAATGGTATAAAAGTGATTATAGCAGGACGAAGAACTGAACAAGGTATCAAAGCACTGGAGATATTGCAACCAATAAGTCCTGACATTCGATTTATTCAAACCGATGTTTCAAAAAGAAAAGAAGTTCAGCATCTTATTGATGAGACTGTAAAACATTTTGGGAAATTAGATATCGCTTTTAACAATGCCGGAATTGAAGGTCATTTTTCTCCTATTGATCAGACTTCTGAAGAAGAATTTGATCAGGTAATGAGTATTAATACAAAAGGTATTTGGCTTGCGTGCAAATATGAAATCGAACAATTTAAAAAGCAAGGAACAGCCGGAACTATTGTTAATACATCTTCATGGCTGGCAAAAGGTGCATCTGCTGGGTCTAGCGCATATTCTGCAAGCAAAGCTGCTTTGGATGGGATGACCAGAGCTTTGGCTGTAGAAACTGCAGCTGAAGACATTCGTATAAATAACATTCAGCCAGGCTATATCCGCACACCAATGTTTGATCGCTTTTTCCCGGGAGAGAACCCTGATGAAGCAATAGAGCCCTATAAAAAACATGCTCCAATCGGACGTTTTGCTGTACCTGAAGAAGTAGCGGAACTTGTATTATGGTTAAGCAGTCCATCAGCCTCCTTTATAACAGGTGAAAGTATCTTAATAGACGGAGGACTTGCAATAGGAGGACAAAGATAA
- a CDS encoding helix-turn-helix domain-containing protein — protein MVPKETLNEFYALHGQEHAKTEQFNVYRREDFMCSHRLAPVYRRDFYKISLISEGTGVIHYADKLINIDRPSITFMNPLIPYSWEPTSQKQTGYFCLFTEDFVNPTLKNEGLSQSALFITGGNHVFFPDNNSLKLLKPLYENMLSEIQSDYHHKYDLLRSYVQIIMHEAIKMQPSKILQQHSNASERISTLFLELLDNQFFIDSPDRVISLKKAHEFAKQLCIHTNHLNRALKQITGKTTTQWIAERITKEAKSLLQFSNWNISEISYCLGFENSSNFIIFFRKQTGSSPSQFRRNIISIS, from the coding sequence ATGGTACCTAAAGAGACATTAAATGAATTTTATGCTTTACATGGACAAGAACATGCTAAGACAGAACAATTTAATGTATATCGCAGAGAAGATTTTATGTGTAGTCATCGTCTCGCTCCTGTTTACCGAAGAGATTTTTATAAGATTTCGTTAATTTCAGAGGGTACCGGAGTTATTCATTATGCTGATAAATTAATAAATATTGACAGACCCTCTATTACATTCATGAACCCTTTGATTCCTTATTCCTGGGAACCAACTTCACAAAAGCAGACTGGTTATTTCTGCCTTTTTACAGAAGATTTTGTAAATCCAACATTAAAAAATGAAGGACTTTCACAATCAGCTTTATTTATAACTGGAGGCAATCATGTATTTTTCCCCGATAACAATAGCTTAAAATTACTTAAACCTTTATATGAGAATATGCTGAGCGAAATTCAGTCTGATTATCATCATAAATATGATTTGCTTAGGAGCTATGTACAGATTATAATGCATGAGGCTATAAAAATGCAGCCGTCCAAAATTCTTCAACAACATTCAAATGCTTCTGAGCGTATTAGTACATTATTTCTGGAATTATTAGATAACCAATTCTTTATCGATTCACCTGATCGGGTAATATCATTAAAAAAGGCTCATGAATTTGCTAAACAACTTTGTATACATACCAATCATCTAAACCGGGCGTTGAAACAAATTACGGGCAAAACTACTACCCAGTGGATAGCCGAACGTATAACCAAAGAAGCAAAATCATTATTACAATTCAGTAACTGGAATATTAGTGAAATTTCATATTGCCTTGGTTTTGAAAACTCTTCAAACTTCATTATTTTCTTTAGAAAGCAAACCGGGAGCTCCCCCTCTCAATTCAGGAGAAATATTATTTCAATTTCATAA
- the kdsA gene encoding 3-deoxy-8-phosphooctulonate synthase, which translates to MIQALDKIKHKDSKNFFLIAGPCAIESEDLAMEVAEKVVQLTNQFNIPYIFKGSFKKANRSRVDSFTGIGDIKALEILKKVGEKYDIPTTTDIHENEHAALAAQYVDVLQIPAFLVRQTDLLIAAAVTGKAVTLKKGQFLSAESMKFAVDKVKDSGNDKIALIERGNSFGYTDLVVDFRGIPTMRQYAPTILDITHSLQQPNQSSGVTGGRPELIETIAKAGIAVGADGIFIETHPNPAVAKSDGANMLKLDYLEALLEKLTRVREAIL; encoded by the coding sequence ATGATTCAGGCATTAGATAAGATCAAACATAAAGATTCTAAGAACTTCTTTCTTATTGCAGGACCTTGTGCTATCGAAAGCGAAGATCTGGCTATGGAAGTAGCGGAAAAAGTAGTTCAGCTTACCAATCAGTTCAATATTCCATATATTTTCAAAGGTTCTTTTAAAAAAGCCAACCGTTCACGTGTTGACAGTTTTACCGGAATAGGAGATATTAAAGCACTTGAAATTCTGAAAAAAGTAGGGGAAAAGTACGATATTCCTACAACAACTGATATTCATGAAAATGAACATGCAGCATTAGCAGCTCAGTATGTAGATGTATTACAGATTCCCGCTTTCTTAGTACGTCAGACAGATTTATTGATAGCGGCTGCCGTAACAGGTAAAGCTGTAACACTGAAGAAAGGACAATTCCTTTCTGCAGAATCTATGAAGTTTGCTGTAGACAAAGTAAAAGATTCAGGAAATGATAAAATAGCACTGATTGAAAGAGGAAACTCTTTTGGTTATACCGATTTGGTTGTAGATTTCCGTGGGATTCCTACAATGCGTCAGTATGCACCTACAATATTAGATATTACCCACTCGTTACAGCAGCCTAACCAAAGTTCAGGTGTTACAGGTGGAAGACCAGAGTTAATTGAAACTATTGCTAAAGCTGGTATTGCAGTTGGTGCAGACGGTATCTTTATCGAAACCCATCCTAATCCTGCTGTGGCAAAATCGGATGGTGCGAACATGCTGAAATTAGATTATCTGGAAGCATTACTGGAAAAACTAACAAGAGTACGTGAAGCAATTTTGTAA
- a CDS encoding TetR/AcrR family transcriptional regulator yields MARKVVDGPIRNKEKTKQKLLNAVGKILATKGYSELKVSKIATVAGLDKKLIYSYFGSTDKLIDEYIKSQDFWANVDDQEIMTSGFSDGGQEITTNMILQQYETLARNKEYQKIILWGISETRPSLRKLADDREAVGNPLLDQVIDPLFKEKSKEYRAILAMLVSGAYYLNLHFAVNGSTFCGLDFNKEEDAKVLKDAIATIIDDQYKKLEKK; encoded by the coding sequence ATGGCAAGAAAAGTAGTAGACGGCCCAATAAGAAATAAGGAAAAAACTAAACAAAAATTATTAAATGCTGTTGGAAAAATTCTGGCAACAAAGGGATATTCGGAGTTAAAAGTTTCCAAAATTGCAACCGTTGCAGGACTGGATAAAAAACTAATCTATTCTTATTTTGGAAGTACAGATAAGCTTATTGATGAGTATATAAAATCACAGGACTTCTGGGCTAATGTAGATGATCAGGAAATCATGACTTCTGGTTTCTCTGATGGTGGACAGGAAATAACAACCAATATGATTCTGCAGCAATATGAGACTTTAGCCAGGAACAAAGAGTATCAAAAAATTATTTTATGGGGTATCTCAGAAACCAGACCGTCTCTGAGAAAGCTTGCAGATGACAGAGAAGCCGTAGGAAACCCTTTGTTAGATCAGGTTATAGATCCTCTGTTTAAAGAGAAATCAAAAGAATACAGAGCTATATTGGCGATGCTGGTCTCTGGTGCTTATTATCTTAACTTGCATTTTGCTGTAAATGGTTCAACTTTTTGTGGACTTGACTTTAATAAAGAAGAAGATGCTAAGGTTCTAAAAGATGCTATTGCTACCATTATAGACGACCAGTACAAAAAGCTGGAGAAAAAATAA
- a CDS encoding M1 family metallopeptidase: MKKIIISALLLSGVLGYSQNKNAFGEKEHVFTKQDSLFGSNTKYRDFWDVKKYDIEAEPNFAQKSVKGSNRISFSITKDVNNPIFQIDIQQPMKVSNVMSDFEITSQKRDGNFLFVQSKGSFKKGDDHFISMDFEGNPVVAKRAPWDGGWVFTKDASGKPWMTTATEGIGTSVWLPIKDYWGDEPDNGVTFTVISPKDLTGVSNGRLIEQRTENGKNVSVWEVKNPINDYSITPYVGNYVHFGDSFDGEKGKLSLDYYVIKENLDKAKKQFEQVKPMLKAFEHWFGPYPFYEDGYKLVETPHLGMEHQSAVAYGNKYQNGYLGRDLSGTGVGLKFDFIIIHESGHEWFANNITAQDTADMWVHESFTCYSETLYSDFIFGKEDGNKYLIGQRHNIQNDEPIIPAYGVRAHGSGDMYYKGASMLHTIRQVINDDEKFRQILRGLGKEFYHQTVTGKQVQDYINQKSGIDFSTVFSQYLTTTNIPKLEYKQDGKKLSFRWVNTVKDFKLPVRLKNSKIVITPSEEWKTVKLKDKNPVEWDANYYIDYTLIQ; encoded by the coding sequence ATGAAAAAAATTATAATCTCTGCGCTTCTGTTATCAGGAGTTCTCGGGTATTCCCAAAATAAGAATGCTTTTGGAGAAAAAGAACATGTGTTTACAAAACAAGATTCTCTGTTCGGATCTAATACAAAATACAGAGATTTTTGGGATGTAAAAAAATATGATATTGAAGCTGAACCCAATTTTGCACAAAAAAGTGTAAAAGGTAGCAACAGAATTAGCTTTAGCATTACAAAAGATGTAAATAACCCTATATTTCAGATAGATATTCAGCAACCTATGAAGGTTTCTAATGTGATGAGTGACTTTGAAATTACCTCTCAGAAAAGAGACGGAAATTTCCTATTCGTTCAGTCCAAAGGAAGCTTTAAAAAGGGTGACGATCACTTTATCAGCATGGATTTCGAAGGAAATCCTGTTGTTGCCAAAAGAGCACCATGGGATGGAGGCTGGGTTTTCACTAAGGATGCCTCCGGAAAACCATGGATGACCACAGCTACCGAAGGTATTGGTACAAGCGTATGGCTGCCTATAAAAGACTATTGGGGAGACGAACCGGACAATGGTGTAACTTTCACCGTTATAAGCCCTAAGGATCTTACAGGTGTATCTAACGGACGCCTTATAGAACAAAGAACTGAAAATGGTAAAAATGTTTCGGTTTGGGAAGTTAAGAACCCAATTAACGATTACAGCATTACTCCTTATGTTGGAAATTATGTACACTTTGGAGATAGTTTTGATGGCGAAAAAGGAAAGTTATCTTTAGATTATTATGTAATCAAAGAGAACCTGGATAAGGCTAAAAAGCAATTTGAGCAGGTAAAACCTATGTTGAAAGCTTTTGAGCACTGGTTTGGTCCCTATCCTTTCTATGAAGATGGCTATAAACTTGTTGAAACGCCTCACCTTGGAATGGAACACCAGAGTGCGGTAGCCTATGGAAACAAATATCAAAACGGATATTTGGGAAGGGATCTTTCTGGTACAGGAGTCGGATTAAAGTTTGACTTTATTATTATCCATGAAAGCGGACACGAATGGTTTGCAAATAATATTACAGCACAGGATACAGCTGATATGTGGGTACACGAAAGTTTCACATGCTATTCGGAGACTCTTTATTCAGATTTTATCTTTGGCAAGGAAGACGGAAACAAATATCTTATTGGCCAAAGACACAATATCCAGAACGATGAACCAATTATTCCGGCTTACGGTGTGAGAGCACATGGCAGTGGAGATATGTATTATAAAGGGGCAAGTATGCTTCATACAATCCGCCAGGTGATTAATGATGATGAAAAATTCCGCCAGATACTCAGAGGTCTTGGAAAAGAGTTTTATCACCAAACAGTCACCGGTAAGCAGGTACAGGATTATATCAACCAGAAATCCGGTATAGATTTTTCAACAGTATTTAGTCAGTATCTTACTACTACCAATATTCCGAAACTGGAATACAAACAGGATGGTAAAAAATTATCTTTCAGATGGGTAAACACTGTAAAAGATTTTAAATTACCTGTTCGTTTAAAAAATTCTAAAATTGTTATAACGCCTTCTGAAGAGTGGAAAACAGTAAAGTTAAAGGATAAGAATCCGGTAGAATGGGATGCAAATTACTACATTGATTATACCCTTATACAATAG